A stretch of the Ktedonobacteraceae bacterium genome encodes the following:
- a CDS encoding GNAT family N-acetyltransferase: MLEIHKSGLVKRQTLSDVELAAIEQLIATCNAYEGLRMRLSTEWLKKRTGDQTNDFLYYEDARLAGYLNIDSHGVLEKELTGMVHPDYRRRGIFSALLAAAREECDRRGVKKLILVCEDGSLSGKAFAQAVGAHHDFSEHEMVLGTFHEKPVVSPQLHVRKAGAEDLEAIALIHATSFGDDLQRSRSYTEICLRRPWCTFYLGLLGEEPVACLRLDDLEEEFGIYGFGVRPEYQGRGYGRQLLQDIIRMLRAGSTRGIMLDVETNNTNAVGLYLSCGFEIRTTYGYYDLSIA, from the coding sequence ATGCTTGAAATACATAAATCAGGCCTGGTCAAAAGGCAAACGCTCTCGGATGTAGAGCTTGCGGCCATTGAGCAGCTCATAGCCACCTGCAATGCATACGAGGGCCTGCGTATGCGCCTGAGTACAGAATGGCTCAAAAAGCGTACCGGCGATCAAACCAACGATTTTCTCTATTACGAGGATGCCAGGCTTGCCGGCTATCTGAACATCGATAGCCATGGCGTCCTGGAAAAAGAACTGACCGGTATGGTCCACCCGGATTACCGGCGCAGGGGTATCTTTAGCGCTCTGCTTGCGGCAGCGCGAGAGGAATGCGACCGGCGCGGAGTGAAGAAACTGATCCTCGTTTGCGAGGATGGCTCCCTTTCCGGCAAGGCATTTGCGCAGGCTGTGGGAGCTCACCATGACTTTTCCGAACACGAAATGGTGCTGGGAACCTTTCACGAGAAACCGGTCGTCAGCCCGCAACTGCACGTGCGCAAGGCAGGAGCCGAAGACCTGGAAGCCATAGCATTAATTCATGCTACGAGCTTTGGCGATGATCTACAACGATCAAGATCATATACGGAGATATGCTTGCGCCGTCCCTGGTGTACCTTCTATCTCGGCCTGCTGGGTGAGGAACCCGTTGCCTGCCTGCGCCTGGACGACCTGGAGGAGGAATTTGGCATTTACGGTTTCGGCGTGAGACCGGAGTACCAGGGTCGCGGCTACGGCAGGCAATTGCTGCAAGACATCATCCGCATGCTGCGCGCCGGAAGCACCAGGGGCATTATGCTCGACGTTGAGACCAATAATACGAATGCCGTCGGGCTGTATCTTTCATGTGGATTTGAGATACGAACGACTTACGGCTACTATGACCTGAGTATTGCGTAA
- the prmA gene encoding 50S ribosomal protein L11 methyltransferase, with protein sequence MRWLELKVRTHPEAIESVSELLSRYTPGGVAIEEPIELVDEGQEYRVLAGEPVNVCAYLPMDGKEEETRQHVAEGLWHLSSLGSQFVGDLQTRVVNEEDWANAWKDYYHVTHIGRRLVIRPSWRDYTPKDDEVMLELDPGMAFGTGLHPTTRMCLEQVEQRVRPGMRVLDVGTGSGILALAAAKLGASEVYCIDNSSVAVESAAANAAANRLEDRITVALGTLDEAEAGRVQNRYNMVLANIIARVIGAIAPQLAGVLAPGGILIASGIIEERRHEAEQPLLDAGLRLVEAVMIDDWVTLVMTK encoded by the coding sequence ATGCGTTGGTTAGAGTTGAAGGTGCGGACGCATCCAGAAGCGATCGAATCGGTGAGCGAGCTGTTGAGCCGCTATACGCCGGGCGGTGTGGCAATTGAGGAACCAATTGAACTGGTAGACGAGGGGCAGGAGTACAGGGTACTGGCGGGCGAGCCTGTGAACGTGTGCGCCTACCTGCCTATGGATGGAAAAGAGGAGGAGACTCGCCAACATGTCGCCGAGGGACTCTGGCATTTATCCAGCCTGGGTTCGCAATTTGTGGGAGACCTGCAAACCCGCGTCGTGAACGAGGAGGATTGGGCCAACGCCTGGAAAGACTATTACCACGTGACACATATTGGTCGCCGCCTGGTCATTCGCCCATCCTGGCGCGACTACACTCCCAAAGATGACGAGGTCATGCTGGAACTCGATCCGGGCATGGCTTTCGGCACCGGCCTGCATCCCACCACTCGCATGTGTCTCGAGCAGGTGGAACAGCGCGTCCGGCCTGGTATGCGCGTGCTGGATGTCGGCACCGGCTCGGGCATTCTGGCGCTGGCCGCCGCGAAATTGGGCGCTTCCGAGGTCTATTGCATCGATAATAGCAGCGTGGCTGTTGAAAGCGCCGCGGCCAACGCCGCGGCCAATAGACTGGAAGATCGCATTACCGTGGCGCTGGGAACGCTCGACGAGGCAGAGGCCGGGCGCGTGCAGAACCGGTACAACATGGTGCTGGCAAATATCATTGCGCGGGTCATCGGCGCCATTGCTCCCCAGCTTGCCGGAGTGCTGGCCCCGGGCGGGATACTTATCGCCAGTGGCATTATCGAAGAACGCCGCCATGAAGCGGAGCAGCCGCTCCTGGACGCCGGTTTGCGCCTGGTTGAGGCAGTGATGATCGATGATTGGGTCACGCTGGTCATGACGAAATAA
- a CDS encoding 16S rRNA (uracil(1498)-N(3))-methyltransferase, with the protein MHRFFVSPELLKETNISISLPKELAHQVRDVLRLNPGEELLLLDNSGEEVLASVAAISKTAVDVHLLERRPGKSESPVRIILCQGLLKSARFEWILEKGTELGVSTFSPILCRRSTAGLEDAGPSKIARWKRIIQEAAEQCGRPRLPELLPIRPLMHALNDIPAEAIALMPWEEERNCTLRQALTSYKAQQSAESRSDSQTHTTVVLFIGPEGGLMAEEVVLAQRSGVQVVSLGSRILRAETAALAAVANVMYELAG; encoded by the coding sequence ATGCATCGTTTTTTTGTCTCCCCTGAACTACTGAAAGAAACGAACATCAGCATCTCCTTGCCGAAGGAGCTTGCTCACCAGGTGCGCGACGTTTTGCGCCTCAATCCAGGCGAGGAACTGCTCCTGCTCGATAATAGCGGCGAGGAAGTCCTGGCATCTGTCGCGGCAATCAGCAAAACAGCTGTGGATGTCCACCTGCTTGAGCGGCGTCCTGGTAAAAGCGAATCGCCCGTTCGCATCATCCTCTGCCAGGGACTGCTCAAATCGGCGCGTTTTGAATGGATTCTGGAAAAAGGGACGGAACTGGGCGTCTCGACGTTCTCGCCCATCCTCTGCCGGCGCTCGACGGCGGGTCTTGAGGATGCCGGGCCATCCAAAATTGCACGCTGGAAACGCATCATCCAGGAGGCGGCGGAACAATGCGGCCGCCCGCGCCTGCCGGAACTCCTACCCATCCGGCCACTGATGCACGCCCTCAACGATATTCCCGCGGAAGCCATCGCGCTGATGCCCTGGGAAGAGGAACGGAATTGTACCCTGCGGCAGGCGTTGACATCCTATAAGGCGCAGCAATCTGCCGAATCCCGATCGGATTCCCAAACACATACAACGGTCGTTCTCTTCATCGGCCCCGAAGGTGGCTTGATGGCCGAAGAGGTTGTCCTGGCGCAACGCTCCGGCGTGCAGGTTGTGTCGCTCGGTTCGCGTATTTTGCGCGCCGAAACCGCGGCGCTGGCAGCAGTAGCGAATGTTATGTATGAACTGGCTGGGTAA
- a CDS encoding MFS transporter gives MLAVIRQRNFALLWCGQLVSMLGDWVLLVALPFYVYQRTGSALATGAMFIVETLPRLFLGSVAGVFVDRWNRRWTMIAADFSRVCILLPLLLLHGSNTIWLVYVVAFMETTLSQFFTPAFGALLPILVEERHLTAANSLNALGEEMTRLVGPSLGGAMFALFGLNSVVLADSFSYMFSGIMILLIVLPASVSNRIAVDVSPERSPALRVWHEWRAGLRVMRKERLIAVLFIITGTAMIGEGAGRALFVPFLSQVAGNNALIFSWILTAQGVGGVVGSLVLNRVDRLIGSFRLVALGALAAGLCCLIEVTFPRLPVVVICTMLAGMPVVFFFVAVYTLLQRRSQDRYRGRVFGAYLNNNTILLLIGLFVSSFLGDRIGIRPTMYLMGFFYFLAGIVALILLRPFWIAAQQEQEVTQPVHT, from the coding sequence ATGCTTGCCGTCATACGTCAACGTAACTTCGCGCTGCTCTGGTGTGGGCAACTGGTCTCTATGCTGGGCGATTGGGTGCTGCTGGTCGCGCTGCCGTTTTATGTGTACCAGCGTACCGGCTCGGCGCTGGCTACCGGCGCGATGTTCATCGTGGAGACGCTGCCGCGCCTTTTTCTTGGCTCCGTGGCAGGCGTTTTCGTGGATCGCTGGAATCGACGTTGGACGATGATTGCCGCCGATTTTTCACGCGTCTGCATCCTGCTGCCCTTGCTCCTGCTGCACGGTAGTAATACCATCTGGCTCGTCTATGTCGTGGCGTTTATGGAAACGACGCTCTCGCAATTTTTTACTCCGGCGTTTGGCGCTTTGCTGCCCATCCTGGTCGAAGAACGCCATTTGACGGCGGCTAACTCGCTTAATGCGCTCGGCGAGGAAATGACGCGCCTGGTAGGCCCATCTTTAGGCGGCGCTATGTTCGCGCTGTTTGGGCTGAATAGCGTTGTACTGGCGGACAGCTTCTCCTACATGTTTTCCGGAATCATGATTTTGCTCATCGTTCTGCCTGCTTCCGTCAGCAACCGGATTGCTGTAGATGTCTCACCGGAGCGATCTCCTGCGCTTCGCGTGTGGCACGAGTGGCGAGCAGGCCTGCGTGTGATGCGAAAAGAACGCCTCATCGCCGTGCTGTTCATCATCACGGGAACGGCGATGATTGGTGAGGGGGCGGGAAGAGCACTCTTTGTGCCGTTCTTAAGCCAGGTGGCAGGTAATAATGCGCTCATCTTTAGCTGGATACTGACGGCCCAGGGAGTGGGCGGCGTCGTTGGCTCGCTTGTGCTGAACCGTGTAGACAGGCTCATAGGCTCATTTCGTCTCGTAGCCCTTGGCGCGCTTGCAGCAGGTCTATGCTGTTTGATAGAAGTGACATTCCCCAGACTGCCGGTCGTCGTTATTTGTACCATGCTTGCAGGTATGCCGGTCGTGTTCTTCTTTGTGGCCGTCTATACGTTGCTGCAACGCAGGTCCCAGGACCGTTATCGCGGGCGCGTTTTCGGCGCGTATTTGAACAATAACACCATCTTGCTGCTAATCGGCCTTTTCGTATCCAGCTTCCTTGGAGACCGTATAGGCATTCGACCAACCATGTACCTGATGGGTTTCTTCTATTTCCTGGCCGGTATTGTGGCCTTGATCCTGCTGCGCCCTTTCTGGATCGCTGCACAGCAAGAGCAAGAAGTTACCCAGCCAGTTCATACATAA
- a CDS encoding RNA polymerase sigma factor — MAATISIMRPGDKNLFDEPGAFEREQPGTLLSASLNRALAMSQPHLLQLARSQGIPPADADDIVQETLIEAWKHLDQLRSPERFEAWLSGICHNICLRWQRTRSMTNARLVDLSTFSSTANDERTSAWEEEIADPYALDPVEELSRQDMEILLDCALSHLSKEDRAAVELHYLEELSQREVASRLELSIKALEVRLVRARRKLRQILNTELRTEAETFGLLLDPITDTGWHETRIWCMFCARHYLQGRFDTLPDGRVDLLMRCPNCFDGEPRAWIKTGGFPELSGLTSFRPAWKRIQRLAIDYWFRQHCFWCRSSVPIRLVSLAEMPAWLQPWHGLRFVRECPVCGSNSSFFVGAFVWLHPLAQDFVTQHPRWINEPEIVTEFAGQPVFRARLTDITSAARLTLMLHRDTLEVLACFQE, encoded by the coding sequence ATGGCTGCTACAATATCCATCATGAGACCTGGAGATAAAAACCTGTTTGATGAGCCTGGCGCCTTTGAGCGCGAACAGCCAGGAACGCTGCTTTCAGCTAGCCTGAACAGGGCGCTGGCGATGAGCCAGCCCCATTTGCTGCAACTTGCGCGCTCGCAAGGTATCCCACCTGCTGATGCTGATGATATCGTGCAGGAAACGCTGATCGAGGCCTGGAAGCACCTCGATCAACTGCGCTCGCCGGAACGCTTCGAGGCCTGGCTGAGTGGCATCTGCCACAATATATGCCTGCGCTGGCAGCGAACACGCAGCATGACGAACGCGCGCCTGGTAGATCTTTCCACTTTCTCTTCCACCGCTAACGACGAGCGCACATCCGCCTGGGAAGAAGAGATCGCCGACCCATACGCGCTTGACCCCGTCGAGGAATTGAGTCGCCAGGACATGGAAATATTGCTCGATTGCGCGCTGAGTCATCTTTCAAAAGAGGATCGGGCGGCAGTCGAACTGCATTACCTGGAAGAGTTGTCGCAGCGCGAAGTAGCCTCGCGCCTGGAATTGAGCATTAAGGCGCTAGAGGTACGATTGGTGCGCGCCAGGCGGAAATTGCGTCAAATTCTCAACACTGAACTACGAACCGAGGCTGAAACGTTTGGACTGCTACTTGATCCCATAACGGATACAGGATGGCATGAAACCCGTATCTGGTGCATGTTCTGCGCGCGTCACTACCTGCAAGGGCGATTCGATACGCTTCCTGATGGGCGAGTTGACCTGCTCATGCGCTGTCCGAATTGCTTTGATGGTGAGCCGCGGGCGTGGATCAAAACCGGCGGCTTCCCCGAATTGAGCGGATTGACATCGTTCCGTCCGGCATGGAAACGCATACAGCGCCTCGCCATTGATTACTGGTTCAGGCAGCACTGTTTCTGGTGCCGGTCGTCTGTGCCCATAAGATTAGTTAGCCTCGCAGAGATGCCTGCCTGGCTTCAACCCTGGCATGGGCTGCGCTTTGTACGCGAATGCCCGGTATGTGGTTCTAATAGCAGCTTTTTTGTTGGTGCTTTTGTCTGGCTGCATCCGCTCGCACAGGATTTCGTCACGCAGCACCCACGCTGGATTAATGAGCCGGAAATAGTGACCGAATTCGCCGGTCAGCCGGTATTTCGCGCCCGTCTCACGGATATTACCAGCGCCGCCCGGCTCACCCTGATGCTGCACAGGGACACGCTGGAAGTGCTTGCCTGCTTCCAGGAATAG
- a CDS encoding ATP-binding protein, with the protein MQRSRFAQGSPKSQRSLWPLRRSGSPFSREPGAILFRGLRINLTLWYCGVLAAALILFSVAVYISAQQFLLNPIESDTQMHAQDHLHELLSGPPSLVACPLDDNTGQFGGPGRGIFMPEIIACYDQHGNLISNGTGLPAAFLSNNLAKEALQTGHSTADIVDTGSPYGQIYRYALLVPENDVSSLSSGSGNVRVIVAAEVVQPEEQALSVLLKLMLAFGGVALVGAGVGGLFLSNRALAPARLAWTNQQRFIADAAHELRTPLTLLRADAEVLLRSHGQMDEEDTLLLEDIVAETNHMSNLATNLLTLARLDNSASHREHEVVNLSDIARAGVRRIQALADQSEISIITELDDAAVVIGDPMQLEQAVLAVLDNAIKYNRPRGQITVRTAIKQGQALLEVRDTGIGISAEHLPHLGERFYRVDKARSRQAGGTGLGLSIARGITIAHGGTLTLTSIPDSGTTVTMLLPLAQGTRLEHPREEARDQ; encoded by the coding sequence ATGCAAAGGAGCAGGTTTGCCCAGGGGTCGCCAAAGTCGCAACGGTCGTTGTGGCCCTTGCGCCGGAGCGGGAGTCCTTTCTCAAGAGAACCGGGAGCGATCTTGTTTCGCGGGCTTAGAATTAACCTGACGCTCTGGTATTGTGGCGTGCTGGCCGCGGCCCTGATTCTGTTTAGCGTGGCCGTTTATATCAGCGCGCAGCAGTTCCTTTTAAACCCCATCGAGAGCGATACCCAGATGCATGCTCAAGATCACTTGCATGAATTGCTTTCAGGCCCGCCCTCACTTGTTGCCTGTCCATTAGATGACAATACAGGTCAATTCGGCGGACCAGGCCGGGGAATTTTTATGCCCGAAATAATCGCCTGCTACGATCAGCATGGCAATCTGATCTCGAATGGTACAGGACTTCCGGCTGCGTTCCTCTCCAATAATCTTGCGAAGGAAGCGCTGCAAACAGGTCATTCGACCGCCGATATCGTGGATACAGGAAGTCCATATGGGCAAATCTATCGCTACGCGCTGCTTGTGCCGGAGAACGACGTCTCATCGCTGAGTTCAGGCAGCGGGAATGTGCGCGTAATCGTGGCTGCCGAGGTTGTCCAGCCAGAGGAGCAGGCGCTCTCCGTGCTGCTGAAGCTTATGCTCGCTTTTGGCGGCGTCGCGCTGGTCGGCGCGGGAGTGGGCGGCCTGTTCTTATCCAATCGCGCGCTGGCCCCGGCCCGCCTGGCCTGGACGAACCAGCAGCGTTTCATCGCCGATGCCGCGCACGAATTGCGCACGCCGCTGACGCTGCTGCGCGCCGATGCCGAAGTCCTGTTACGCAGCCACGGGCAGATGGACGAGGAAGATACACTGCTGTTAGAGGACATCGTCGCCGAAACAAATCACATGTCGAACCTGGCAACCAACCTGCTGACGCTGGCGCGCCTGGATAACAGCGCATCTCACCGCGAGCACGAGGTGGTGAATCTCTCCGACATTGCCCGGGCCGGGGTAAGGCGCATACAGGCTCTCGCCGATCAGTCGGAGATCAGCATTATCACAGAACTCGATGATGCGGCGGTGGTGATAGGCGACCCCATGCAGCTCGAACAGGCCGTGCTGGCGGTACTAGATAACGCTATCAAATACAATCGTCCCAGGGGTCAAATAACGGTTCGCACGGCGATAAAGCAGGGACAGGCGCTGCTCGAGGTACGCGATACGGGTATCGGCATCTCAGCCGAACATCTTCCACACCTGGGAGAACGCTTCTACCGGGTGGACAAAGCGCGCTCGCGGCAGGCAGGTGGCACCGGCCTCGGCCTCTCTATCGCTCGTGGCATCACCATAGCCCACGGTGGCACGCTGACTCTGACCAGCATCCCCGATTCGGGCACGACCGTCACCATGCTTTTGCCCCTCGCGCAAGGGACGCGGCTTGAACATCCACGTGAAGAGGCGCGCGACCAGTAG
- a CDS encoding response regulator transcription factor, whose protein sequence is MHILVVEDEKRLAYLLRRVLLEERHTVDLAHDGETGLDLALSDTYDVVILDLMLPEIDGIEICRQMRAENIMTPVLMLTARGAVEDRVMGLNVGADDYLTKPFAMEELLARVNALLRRRDRRFDETVQLTVADLTLDLVRHEARRGGRVIELTAKEFALLEYLMRHPGQVLSRTQITDAVWRYDLEALSNVVDIYIHYLRDKIDQGFSRPLIKTVRGVGYKIDA, encoded by the coding sequence ATGCATATACTTGTTGTTGAAGACGAGAAGCGCCTGGCATATTTGTTGCGCCGCGTACTGTTGGAGGAACGCCATACCGTCGACCTGGCGCACGATGGTGAGACCGGACTTGACCTCGCGCTAAGCGATACCTATGACGTGGTTATTCTTGATCTGATGCTGCCAGAAATCGATGGCATCGAGATTTGCCGCCAGATGCGCGCCGAAAACATTATGACGCCGGTGCTGATGCTTACAGCGAGAGGGGCGGTTGAGGATCGCGTGATGGGCCTCAATGTGGGCGCCGACGACTATCTGACCAAGCCGTTCGCGATGGAGGAATTGCTGGCTCGTGTCAACGCGCTGCTTCGCCGCCGGGACCGCCGTTTTGACGAGACAGTTCAACTGACGGTGGCAGACCTGACGCTCGACCTGGTCAGGCATGAGGCGCGGCGCGGCGGGCGCGTCATCGAGTTAACCGCCAAAGAGTTCGCCCTGCTGGAATACCTGATGCGCCATCCTGGGCAGGTACTTTCGCGCACGCAAATTACCGATGCCGTCTGGCGTTATGATCTCGAGGCGCTTTCCAACGTCGTAGACATCTACATTCACTACCTGCGCGACAAGATCGACCAGGGCTTCTCACGCCCATTGATCAAGACGGTGCGGGGCGTGGGCTACAAGATCGATGCCTGA
- a CDS encoding glycosyltransferase yields MLETLQLRKGEPQENVVTVQPQYHREPAQSRRVPLINGRFALFGQVLRFALVGGLNTVVDLLILNGLLWLFPTSSTVMLLAYSAFAFSIGAINSFLFNKYWTFEQRQKTTRKELLRFVATTLCGIVWSSIILWLASNLLHPVLVNAIVWANASKVFAIGGTALISYLGMRLWVFVSKGHAEQTTSRRLATIPLEDRILPVMQERAASGEYQQHLVGRRHDKPLVGHSLSVILPAYNEEQVIASTIFDVLAVLTGWHMDFEVLVVNDGSTDRTGAIVAAIAGTYPQVRLITHPINQGYGAALASGFAAASKDLTFFMDSDGQFDIRDLQQFFPYIDEYEAVIGYRIDRQDSWMRKLNAWGWKLLIHTVLGVRVRDVDCAFKLLHTAFLRQHPLETRGAMINAELLYKLTRAGASYREIGVHHRPRLAGRATGANPVVILRALRDLFTYAWKWGVGARLEFSHDSPIENQ; encoded by the coding sequence ATGTTAGAAACATTGCAACTCCGCAAGGGAGAGCCACAGGAAAACGTCGTTACCGTTCAGCCTCAATATCATCGAGAACCGGCACAAAGCCGCCGCGTTCCTCTTATAAATGGCCGCTTCGCTTTGTTCGGGCAGGTTCTGCGATTTGCCCTGGTTGGCGGGCTGAATACAGTGGTAGATTTATTGATCTTGAATGGCCTGTTGTGGCTGTTTCCTACGAGCAGCACCGTCATGCTGCTGGCTTACAGCGCTTTCGCTTTTAGTATAGGAGCCATCAACAGCTTTCTCTTCAACAAATATTGGACCTTCGAGCAAAGACAGAAGACGACCCGCAAGGAACTGTTGCGCTTCGTCGCGACAACCTTGTGCGGCATCGTATGGAGCAGTATCATCCTCTGGCTTGCCAGCAATCTGCTGCATCCCGTGCTGGTCAATGCCATCGTGTGGGCGAATGCCTCGAAGGTATTTGCTATCGGCGGCACCGCGCTGATCTCCTACCTGGGGATGCGACTGTGGGTCTTCGTGAGTAAGGGACACGCGGAGCAAACAACATCCCGGCGACTCGCTACAATCCCACTTGAAGATCGAATACTGCCGGTTATGCAAGAAAGAGCTGCTTCCGGCGAATACCAGCAGCATCTTGTAGGTAGACGGCACGATAAGCCTCTCGTTGGTCATAGCCTCTCCGTCATTCTGCCCGCATATAACGAAGAGCAGGTCATCGCCAGCACCATTTTCGATGTTCTCGCCGTCTTGACCGGCTGGCATATGGACTTTGAGGTGCTGGTTGTCAACGATGGGAGTACGGACCGCACGGGAGCGATTGTCGCCGCGATTGCCGGTACATATCCGCAGGTTCGTCTCATCACCCATCCCATCAACCAGGGCTATGGAGCAGCCCTCGCGAGCGGCTTCGCGGCAGCGTCGAAGGATTTGACCTTTTTCATGGACTCCGACGGGCAATTTGACATACGCGACCTGCAACAATTTTTCCCCTACATCGATGAATACGAGGCTGTGATTGGCTATCGCATCGACCGCCAGGACTCGTGGATGCGCAAGCTCAATGCCTGGGGATGGAAACTCCTGATTCATACAGTCCTGGGCGTGCGCGTTCGCGACGTAGATTGCGCTTTCAAACTCCTGCACACCGCATTCCTGCGCCAGCATCCATTGGAGACACGCGGCGCCATGATCAACGCCGAGTTACTATACAAGTTGACGCGCGCGGGAGCCAGCTATCGCGAGATCGGCGTTCATCATCGCCCGCGCCTGGCCGGGCGCGCCACAGGAGCAAACCCAGTCGTCATCCTGCGCGCGCTGCGCGACCTCTTCACGTATGCCTGGAAATGGGGCGTAGGAGCCAGATTGGAATTCTCTCATGACTCTCCAATAGAAAATCAATAA
- a CDS encoding glycosyltransferase family 39 protein: MAIVDTTAQVQAGEHTAGKKAATPSSLWQRLALVGVMLISIFMNFYQLGQNGFGNLYYAAGVRSMLDNLHNFFFVSYDPGGFVTIDKPPLGFWLQVLSAKIFGFTPFSVFLPQALAGVLSVALLYHLVRRHFGVVAGLLAALALALSPISIVTNRNNTIDSTLALVLLLGAWAVLRAAETGKLRWLLLCAVAVGVGFNIKMLEAYLVVPAYGLLYLLAAPRSIWKRVLHLALAGLLLLSISLSWALAVDLTPASQRPYVGSSQNNSEISLALGYNGISRLLGQFGIGGRTNANAGASNQSSNANGNGGPQGAGGSNGVFDTGTPGPLRLFTEPLGGQIAWLLPLAILGALAVAWQRRPRPQSDRKQQSLILWGMWLLTMGVFFSVAGFFHQYYLTEMAPAIAALSGIGIVTMWKDYRRSGWRGWLLPLALIATAVVQINILNSYPTWGQALIPIIAILCVGGAIVLFVLRLLPRFDLAINKARYMLPILALAILGLVITPTVWAAIPVLEDVSVQLPVAGPTQQGGFGGNGTANIGGVNAALIKYLEAHQGSAKYLVAVPSSNTADSIILATNRPVMALGGFSGSDPILTTSQLAALVKSGTVRYFLLGSFGGGSGSSQQTLDQLPGQNGDFPGPGADVPGGFGGSGGSGPGQQSSLTSWVTQNCTAVPSSAWQSSSTSSGSGSGGGTLYYCSTTK; encoded by the coding sequence ATGGCAATAGTAGATACGACGGCTCAAGTACAAGCGGGTGAGCATACGGCTGGGAAGAAGGCCGCTACTCCCTCATCTCTCTGGCAGCGGCTGGCGCTGGTGGGGGTAATGCTCATCTCGATCTTCATGAATTTTTACCAGTTGGGGCAGAATGGCTTCGGCAACCTGTATTATGCCGCCGGGGTGCGCAGTATGCTCGATAACCTGCACAATTTCTTCTTTGTCTCATACGACCCCGGCGGCTTTGTCACCATTGACAAACCTCCACTGGGCTTCTGGCTGCAAGTGCTGAGTGCCAAAATCTTCGGTTTTACGCCTTTCAGCGTATTTCTGCCCCAGGCGCTGGCAGGCGTGCTCTCGGTAGCCCTGCTGTATCACCTGGTGCGGCGTCACTTTGGCGTGGTGGCCGGTCTGCTGGCTGCGCTGGCACTGGCGCTCAGTCCGATCAGCATCGTGACCAATCGCAATAATACGATTGATAGCACGCTGGCGCTGGTTCTGCTGTTAGGGGCCTGGGCAGTGCTACGGGCCGCCGAAACCGGGAAGCTGCGCTGGCTGCTGCTGTGCGCCGTAGCGGTAGGAGTAGGCTTCAATATCAAGATGCTGGAAGCTTACCTGGTCGTGCCCGCCTATGGCCTGCTCTACCTGCTCGCCGCGCCCAGGAGCATATGGAAGCGCGTGCTGCACCTGGCACTGGCCGGACTGCTGCTGCTCTCCATTTCGCTCTCATGGGCGCTGGCCGTTGATCTCACCCCGGCCTCGCAACGTCCCTATGTCGGCTCCAGCCAGAATAACTCAGAAATTAGCCTCGCGCTTGGCTACAATGGTATCAGCCGCCTGCTGGGACAATTCGGCATCGGCGGACGCACAAATGCGAACGCGGGCGCTTCCAATCAATCCAGCAACGCGAATGGAAATGGCGGACCGCAGGGCGCCGGAGGCAGCAACGGCGTTTTTGATACCGGTACGCCTGGCCCGCTGCGTCTCTTTACTGAACCATTAGGAGGACAGATCGCCTGGCTGTTACCCCTGGCGATACTCGGCGCGCTCGCGGTTGCCTGGCAGCGACGACCACGCCCGCAAAGCGACCGCAAACAGCAATCACTGATATTGTGGGGTATGTGGCTGCTGACCATGGGCGTTTTCTTCAGCGTCGCGGGCTTCTTCCACCAGTACTACCTGACCGAGATGGCGCCAGCCATTGCCGCGCTCTCTGGCATAGGCATCGTCACTATGTGGAAGGATTACCGCCGCTCTGGATGGAGAGGCTGGCTGCTGCCCCTGGCATTGATCGCCACGGCTGTCGTCCAGATCAACATCCTGAATAGCTATCCCACCTGGGGCCAGGCGCTCATACCTATCATCGCCATCCTTTGCGTAGGGGGAGCCATCGTACTGTTCGTTCTCCGCCTGCTCCCGCGCTTCGACCTCGCTATCAACAAGGCGCGTTATATGCTGCCCATACTGGCTCTTGCTATCCTGGGGCTGGTGATTACGCCTACCGTGTGGGCTGCCATACCGGTGCTGGAAGACGTTTCCGTTCAGTTGCCGGTGGCAGGCCCAACCCAGCAAGGGGGCTTTGGCGGCAATGGCACCGCGAACATAGGAGGCGTAAATGCCGCGCTCATTAAATACCTGGAAGCACACCAGGGGAGCGCGAAGTACCTGGTAGCGGTACCCAGCTCAAACACGGCCGATAGCATCATCCTGGCAACCAACAGGCCGGTCATGGCCCTGGGAGGCTTCAGCGGCAGCGACCCCATCCTGACGACCTCGCAGCTAGCCGCGCTTGTAAAGAGTGGAACGGTGCGCTACTTCCTGCTTGGCTCCTTCGGGGGAGGCTCTGGTTCATCCCAGCAAACACTCGACCAGTTGCCCGGCCAGAACGGAGATTTTCCAGGACCCGGAGCAGATGTGCCAGGAGGATTCGGCGGGTCGGGCGGTTCTGGTCCCGGCCAGCAAAGTTCTCTCACTTCCTGGGTGACACAGAACTGCACGGCAGTACCGTCAAGCGCCTGGCAATCCTCTTCGACCAGCAGTGGGTCTGGCTCAGGTGGAGGAACGCTGTACTATTGCTCGACTACGAAATGA